Proteins encoded in a region of the Flavobacterium sp. MDT1-60 genome:
- the carB gene encoding carbamoyl-phosphate synthase large subunit, producing the protein MPKDTSIKSVLIIGSGPIVIGQACEFDYAGSQSARSIREEGIEVILINSNPATIMTDPTMADHVYLKPLTTKSIIEILKEHPQIDAVLPTMGGQTALNLCLEADEKGIWQDFGVRLIGVDVNAINITEDREQFKQLLQKINVPTAPAKTATSFLEGKEIAQEFGFPLVIRPSFTLGGTGAAFVHSKEEFDEKLTYGLEMSPIHEVLIDKALLGWKEYELELLRDKNDNVVIICSIENMDPMGIHTGDSITVAPAMTLSDTTFQKLRDYAILMMRSIGNFAGGCNVQFAVSPDEKEDIVAIEINPRVSRSSALASKATGYPIAKIASKLALGYNLDELQNQITKSTSALFEPTLDYVIVKIPRWNFDKFEGADRTLGLQMKSVGEVMGIGRSFQEALHKATQSLEIKRNGLGADGKGYTNYEQIIEKLTFASWDRVFVIYDAIAMGIPLSRIHEITKIDMWFLKQYEELYTLEKEISNYKISNLPKELLLEAKQKGFADRQIAHMMNCLESEVHTLRMEQNINRVFKLVDTCAAEFKAQTPYYYSTFEAEIEKANGERYVDNESIVTDKKKIIVLGSGPNRIGQGIEFDYSCVHGVLAAKECGYETIMINCNPETVSTDFDTADKLYFEPVFWEHIYDIIQHEKPEGVIVQLGGQTALKLAEKLSKYGVKIIGTSFDALDLAEDRGRFSDLLRELHIPFPQFGIAETADEASALADTLDFPLLIRPSYVLGGQGMKIVINKKELEEHVINLLKTIPGNKLLLDHYLAGAIEAEADAICDADGNVYIIGIMEHIEPCGVHSGDSNATLPPFNLGEFVMQQIKDHTYKIARALKTVGLINIQFAIKDDTVYIIEANPRASRTVPFIAKAYGEPYVNYATKVMLGHNKVTDFDFNPQLKGYAIKQPVFSFSKFQNVNKALGPEMKSTGESILFIDDLKDDQFYELYSRRKMYLSK; encoded by the coding sequence ATGCCTAAAGACACATCAATAAAATCAGTTTTAATAATAGGTTCAGGACCTATTGTTATTGGTCAAGCTTGCGAATTCGATTATGCAGGTTCTCAATCTGCACGTTCTATTCGTGAAGAAGGAATTGAAGTTATCTTGATAAACTCAAATCCAGCGACTATTATGACCGACCCAACAATGGCCGATCATGTATATTTGAAACCATTAACTACAAAATCGATTATTGAAATTCTGAAGGAGCATCCACAAATTGATGCAGTTTTGCCAACAATGGGCGGGCAAACGGCTTTGAATTTATGTTTGGAAGCTGATGAAAAGGGAATTTGGCAGGATTTCGGAGTAAGATTAATTGGTGTTGATGTAAATGCTATTAATATTACCGAGGACAGAGAGCAATTTAAACAATTGCTTCAAAAAATAAATGTACCTACTGCACCAGCAAAAACAGCTACTTCTTTCCTTGAAGGAAAAGAAATTGCTCAGGAATTTGGGTTTCCGTTAGTAATTCGTCCTTCTTTTACATTAGGAGGAACCGGAGCAGCTTTTGTTCACAGCAAAGAAGAATTTGACGAAAAACTAACCTACGGATTAGAAATGTCACCAATTCATGAAGTACTGATTGACAAAGCTTTATTAGGATGGAAAGAATATGAACTAGAGCTTTTGAGAGATAAAAACGATAATGTTGTGATTATCTGTTCGATCGAAAATATGGATCCAATGGGAATTCATACCGGGGATTCGATTACAGTTGCACCAGCAATGACTTTATCTGATACAACTTTCCAAAAATTACGTGACTATGCGATCTTAATGATGCGTAGTATCGGAAATTTTGCAGGAGGTTGTAACGTACAATTTGCGGTTTCTCCAGACGAAAAAGAAGATATCGTAGCGATCGAAATTAATCCTCGTGTATCTCGTTCTTCTGCTTTAGCATCAAAAGCAACTGGATATCCAATTGCTAAAATTGCTTCTAAGCTAGCTTTAGGTTACAACTTAGATGAATTACAAAACCAAATTACAAAATCGACTTCAGCTCTTTTTGAACCGACATTGGATTATGTAATTGTAAAAATACCACGTTGGAACTTTGATAAGTTTGAAGGTGCTGACAGAACTTTAGGACTTCAGATGAAATCTGTTGGTGAAGTAATGGGAATTGGCCGTTCGTTCCAGGAAGCTTTGCACAAAGCTACACAATCATTAGAAATCAAAAGAAATGGTTTAGGTGCTGATGGAAAAGGATATACCAATTACGAGCAAATTATCGAGAAACTAACTTTTGCAAGTTGGGATCGTGTTTTCGTAATTTATGATGCGATTGCAATGGGAATCCCGTTGAGCCGTATCCATGAAATCACAAAAATCGATATGTGGTTCTTGAAACAATACGAAGAACTTTATACTTTAGAGAAAGAAATTTCGAACTATAAAATTTCGAATCTTCCAAAAGAACTTTTGCTTGAAGCGAAACAAAAAGGTTTTGCCGACAGACAAATCGCTCACATGATGAATTGTCTGGAAAGTGAAGTTCATACTTTGCGTATGGAGCAGAACATCAACCGCGTGTTTAAACTGGTTGATACTTGTGCGGCAGAGTTTAAAGCACAAACACCTTATTACTACTCTACTTTTGAGGCTGAAATTGAAAAAGCAAACGGCGAGCGTTATGTAGATAACGAAAGTATTGTTACTGATAAAAAGAAAATCATTGTTTTAGGTTCAGGACCAAACAGAATTGGACAAGGGATTGAGTTTGATTATTCTTGTGTACACGGTGTTTTGGCAGCAAAAGAATGTGGTTATGAAACGATTATGATCAACTGTAATCCGGAAACAGTTTCTACTGATTTTGATACAGCAGATAAATTATACTTTGAGCCTGTTTTCTGGGAGCATATCTACGACATCATTCAGCATGAAAAACCAGAAGGTGTTATTGTTCAGTTAGGTGGGCAAACCGCTTTAAAATTAGCTGAAAAATTATCTAAATACGGAGTTAAAATCATCGGTACTAGTTTTGATGCACTTGATTTAGCGGAAGACAGAGGGCGTTTCTCAGACTTATTGAGAGAATTACATATTCCTTTCCCACAATTCGGAATCGCTGAAACAGCTGACGAAGCTTCTGCCTTAGCAGATACTTTAGACTTCCCGTTATTGATTCGCCCTTCTTATGTATTAGGAGGTCAGGGAATGAAGATTGTAATCAACAAAAAAGAGTTAGAGGAACACGTTATCAATTTATTGAAAACTATTCCAGGAAATAAATTGCTTTTAGATCATTATTTAGCAGGAGCTATCGAAGCGGAAGCGGATGCCATTTGTGATGCTGATGGAAATGTTTACATCATCGGAATTATGGAGCATATCGAGCCTTGTGGAGTTCACTCTGGAGATAGTAACGCTACATTACCTCCTTTCAACTTAGGAGAATTCGTAATGCAACAAATAAAAGATCATACCTATAAAATTGCGAGAGCTTTAAAAACTGTTGGTTTGATTAACATTCAGTTTGCGATAAAAGATGATACAGTTTATATTATCGAGGCAAACCCTAGGGCTTCAAGAACAGTTCCGTTTATTGCAAAAGCATACGGAGAGCCTTATGTAAACTACGCTACAAAGGTAATGTTAGGACACAATAAAGTAACAGACTTCGATTTTAATCCGCAATTAAAAGGATATGCTATCAAACAACCGGTTTTCTCTTTCAGTAAATTCCAAAACGTAAACAAAGCATTAGGACCTGAAATGAAATCGACTGGAGAAAGCATCTTGTTTATTGATGACTTAAAAGACGATCAATTCTACGAGTTGTACTCAAGAAGAAAAATGTATTTGAGTAAATAA
- a CDS encoding DUF4252 domain-containing protein: MRTSIFTIVLLALLTLVSCNSEPSLQKYFVENTENKDFIAVDVSSNILNLDKAKLSAEQNEALKSFDKMNILAFKANDKNKAQFETERAKVKAILKDPKYQELMKVGSGKDGASISYVGSDENIEEFVVFANRKENGFAVVRVLGKNMNPNNIMTLMSVLQKSKIDMEQLKPLQQLVNTNK; encoded by the coding sequence ATGAGAACCAGCATCTTTACCATAGTCCTTTTAGCATTATTAACTTTAGTAAGTTGTAATTCTGAACCATCATTGCAAAAGTATTTTGTAGAGAATACAGAAAACAAAGATTTTATCGCTGTTGATGTTTCGTCTAATATTTTAAACTTAGACAAAGCAAAGTTATCAGCAGAACAAAACGAAGCTTTAAAATCATTTGACAAAATGAACATTTTAGCTTTTAAAGCAAACGATAAAAATAAGGCTCAATTTGAAACAGAAAGAGCAAAAGTGAAAGCAATTCTAAAAGATCCAAAATATCAGGAATTAATGAAGGTTGGCTCTGGTAAAGACGGTGCTTCCATAAGCTATGTTGGCTCTGATGAAAACATCGAAGAGTTTGTAGTTTTTGCCAACAGAAAAGAAAATGGTTTTGCAGTAGTTCGTGTTTTAGGTAAAAATATGAACCCGAATAACATTATGACCTTAATGTCTGTTTTGCAAAAGTCAAAAATCGACATGGAACAATTGAAGCCTTTGCAGCAATTAGTTAATACTAATAAATAA
- a CDS encoding DUF4252 domain-containing protein, giving the protein MKSTIHEYKKNNKTSMSKNFIITLVFAFVSTTFYAQGAFDKFDGQDDVTSVIVNKKMFDLMSKVKVDASDKEMQQYISLIKKLDYLKVFTTKNPKIEAEMKASADKYVKTAGLEELMRINDGGRNVKISVKSGATDSQVRELLMYVDGAKNDETVLLSLTGNFDINEISVLTDKMQLPGGSDLKKASKGKK; this is encoded by the coding sequence ATGAAATCAACGATTCACGAATACAAAAAAAACAATAAAACTAGCATGAGTAAAAATTTCATCATAACACTAGTTTTCGCATTCGTTAGTACCACTTTTTATGCTCAGGGAGCATTTGACAAATTTGATGGTCAGGACGATGTAACCTCAGTAATTGTAAACAAAAAAATGTTCGATTTAATGAGCAAAGTAAAAGTTGATGCTTCTGATAAAGAAATGCAACAATACATCAGTCTGATTAAAAAATTAGACTACCTAAAAGTGTTTACAACAAAAAACCCTAAAATCGAAGCTGAAATGAAAGCTTCAGCAGATAAATATGTTAAAACGGCAGGTTTAGAAGAATTAATGAGAATCAATGACGGTGGCAGAAACGTAAAAATATCAGTAAAATCAGGAGCAACAGACTCTCAGGTAAGAGAATTATTGATGTACGTAGACGGAGCTAAAAACGACGAAACGGTTTTATTATCTTTAACAGGTAATTTTGACATCAACGAAATCTCAGTACTTACAGACAAAATGCAACTTCCTGGAGGTTCTGATCTAAAAAAAGCCTCTAAAGGCAAAAAATAA